Proteins encoded by one window of Cuniculiplasma divulgatum:
- a CDS encoding IS1634 family transposase, which produces MYVDVSKSTQYGKTYTRYLLRESYRDNGKVKQRTIANISHCSPEEIQAIRLALKYKGNLSDILKGKDDIQSSQGLSVGAVFSLYKVAQELGIVKAMGNTEEAKRVLWMILARLIEPGSRMANVRLAQRHAAVDVMGLNSFNEDDLYSAMDWIESNQRSIEKRLFSSRYEGNIPSLYLYDVTSSYLEGEKNEYAEFGYNRDKKRGKMQIVIGLLTDENGWPVSIEVFKGNTSDVKTFTSQIKKLASDFGCESVTMVGDRGMIKTEQIADLSEEKFYYITATTKAQMETLLKQKIIQMELFTEKLCEIENNGIRYILRRNPVRAEEIKDNRNKKIEKIRKTVDERNKYLSEHQKADVSTALSLVNERIEKLNVSGFISVEASGRTLTIKSDENALKEISLLDGCYVIRSNLPVNQGSKEIIHRRYRDLANVEWAFRTMKSDTIELRPIHVRKKSRTGDHVFIAMLSYIIEKHLREKWKDISITVEEGIHELSSINNIITKVDRVKYNQIPKPREMGSKLLNALSVTLPEAIPCSDTGVSTRKKLELKRKK; this is translated from the coding sequence ATGTACGTGGATGTCAGCAAATCGACACAGTATGGGAAGACATACACCAGATATCTCCTGAGAGAATCCTACAGAGATAACGGAAAGGTGAAGCAGAGAACCATTGCAAACATCTCTCACTGTTCTCCTGAAGAGATACAGGCAATAAGACTTGCATTGAAGTACAAGGGTAATTTATCTGACATTCTCAAGGGTAAGGATGATATACAGTCATCACAGGGTCTCTCAGTTGGTGCAGTATTCTCACTGTATAAGGTTGCACAGGAACTTGGCATAGTGAAGGCTATGGGAAATACAGAAGAGGCTAAACGTGTACTGTGGATGATACTTGCAAGACTCATTGAACCGGGATCAAGAATGGCCAATGTACGATTGGCACAGAGACATGCTGCCGTAGACGTCATGGGTCTTAACTCATTCAACGAGGATGATCTGTACAGTGCAATGGACTGGATAGAATCGAATCAGAGATCCATAGAGAAGAGACTCTTCAGTTCAAGATATGAGGGAAATATACCCTCACTGTATCTTTATGATGTTACATCCAGTTACCTGGAGGGAGAGAAGAATGAATACGCAGAATTCGGGTATAACCGTGACAAAAAGAGAGGAAAGATGCAGATAGTCATAGGTTTATTGACAGATGAGAATGGATGGCCGGTATCCATAGAGGTCTTTAAAGGAAACACATCGGATGTGAAAACGTTCACATCACAGATAAAGAAGCTTGCATCAGATTTTGGCTGTGAATCTGTAACCATGGTCGGAGATCGCGGCATGATCAAGACGGAACAGATTGCGGATCTCTCTGAAGAGAAATTCTATTACATAACAGCAACAACAAAGGCACAGATGGAAACACTCCTTAAACAGAAGATCATACAGATGGAACTCTTCACGGAGAAGTTATGTGAGATTGAGAATAACGGCATAAGATACATACTGAGGAGAAACCCGGTAAGAGCAGAGGAGATCAAAGATAACAGGAACAAAAAGATCGAAAAGATCAGGAAGACAGTGGATGAGAGGAACAAATACCTCTCAGAACATCAGAAGGCTGATGTTTCCACTGCACTCTCCCTTGTGAATGAAAGGATTGAGAAGTTGAATGTATCAGGATTCATCAGTGTGGAGGCTTCAGGACGGACCCTCACGATCAAGTCGGACGAGAATGCACTGAAGGAGATATCACTTCTTGACGGCTGTTATGTGATCAGATCAAATCTTCCTGTTAATCAGGGAAGCAAGGAGATCATACACCGGAGATACAGGGATCTTGCAAATGTGGAATGGGCATTCAGGACGATGAAATCCGATACCATAGAATTACGCCCCATACATGTGAGGAAGAAATCACGCACAGGGGATCATGTATTCATTGCCATGCTCTCATACATCATTGAAAAACATCTCAGGGAGAAATGGAAGGATATCAGTATCACTGTGGAGGAGGGTATACATGAACTATCATCAATAAACAATATAATCACAAAGGTAGACAGGGTAAAGTACAATCAGATACCGAAACCACGGGAAATGGGTTCAAAGCTACTCAATGCACTTTCGGTAACATTACCAGAGGCAATACCATGCAGCGATACAGGTGTATCCACCAGAAAGAAATTGGAACTTAAACGGAAGAAGTAG
- a CDS encoding transposase: MEKRLGSLFTYYSYPIQIRRSIHSSNIIERMNREIRRRIKVIDSLPTENSAMKIVYLRAAELNERWSHIVIRDIVKK; encoded by the coding sequence ATGGAGAAGAGACTTGGATCACTGTTTACCTATTACTCATATCCGATCCAGATAAGAAGGTCAATACACTCTTCAAACATAATAGAGAGGATGAATAGGGAGATCCGTAGAAGGATCAAGGTCATTGACTCACTGCCAACAGAGAACAGTGCAATGAAAATTGTATACCTGAGAGCAGCAGAATTGAATGAGAGGTGGTCACACATTGTGATTAGAGACATTGTCAAAAAATAG
- a CDS encoding transposase: MANPLKVRLIAESMNKTGKNDAHILLDLYTKEYTPESYLPSGEIGESRNICRNRNFLVRQRTAIKNRIRDQSYRL; the protein is encoded by the coding sequence GTGGCCAATCCACTGAAGGTGAGACTGATCGCAGAATCTATGAACAAGACGGGCAAAAACGATGCACATATATTGCTGGATCTATACACGAAGGAATACACGCCTGAATCCTATCTTCCGTCTGGAGAAATAGGCGAATCGAGGAACATTTGCAGGAATCGTAATTTCCTCGTAAGGCAGAGGACAGCAATAAAGAACAGGATTAGAGATCAATCGTACCGCCTGTGA
- a CDS encoding IS110 family transposase, with amino-acid sequence MYSIAMDVGKYKTYGIIDKDGEIVKEGCVLTSREEFSRFLESISEATIIVEASPTIDELVSFLPATRSKWPIH; translated from the coding sequence ATGTATAGCATAGCTATGGATGTAGGGAAATACAAAACGTACGGAATAATCGACAAGGATGGTGAGATAGTGAAGGAGGGGTGTGTACTTACCAGCAGAGAGGAGTTCAGCAGATTCCTTGAGAGTATAAGTGAAGCTACGATTATAGTGGAGGCCTCCCCCACTATAGACGAGTTAGTCTCATTCTTACCCGCCACACGATCAAAGTGGCCAATCCACTGA
- a CDS encoding FAD-binding oxidoreductase: MISKKVIVAFEKLLGSENVFLDRTRLSLYSKGSIDRYEHLPEIVLQVQSAGQVTVAMGIAARHKIPVVVRGGGLSTTGAVVPVEGVIVLDMKRMNRIEVSIENGYMVAEAGTTLFEADAACSGSSIRFSIENYHNSLYST; the protein is encoded by the coding sequence ATGATTTCGAAAAAGGTCATAGTTGCATTTGAAAAACTGCTTGGGAGCGAGAACGTGTTTCTGGACAGAACAAGATTGTCCCTCTACAGCAAAGGGAGCATAGATCGCTACGAGCATCTGCCAGAGATAGTGCTTCAGGTACAAAGCGCAGGCCAGGTAACCGTAGCGATGGGCATCGCGGCAAGACATAAGATTCCGGTGGTCGTCAGGGGTGGAGGCTTGAGCACCACCGGTGCCGTGGTCCCGGTGGAAGGAGTGATAGTGCTGGACATGAAACGCATGAACAGGATCGAGGTCTCGATTGAGAACGGTTACATGGTCGCGGAAGCGGGCACCACTCTATTCGAAGCCGATGCAGCATGCAGCGGAAGTTCCATCAGATTTTCCATAGAAAACTATCATAATTCCCTGTATTCAACTTAA